CAAAAGAACCAAGGATTTCATTCTCTGCTTTGCAAGAAAAATTCCATGTCCCTATTGGAGTCTTTAGTTTTTTAACATTGGCCTCGATTGTCACTGTCATTTCCCTACTGATTGGAAGTTTGGAATACATAGGCAGTGGATTTTTATTCAGTTTTTTCCTTGGACTGATATTGGGTTATTTGTATAGAAAAGATGGAAAACCAAAACCAAATCTAGAAAAACAAAAAACAGGTGTCCCTAAAGAGAATCGATCACTTACGATTGCTAAGGTGGCAGAAGCTTTTATCTATCCAAAAAAATTCAATAGCATCGCAGAAAAGGTATACGATACAAAACGATTGCGTAACCACATAGAAGAATGTGTAGAAGATATCAAATTGGAACTTTCAGTCGCGGATCAAAAAAAAGACACTAACAAAATTGTCGCTGAAATCGAACATGCGATTTTACAAATCTCTGTGGTGATGAAAATTCCGGAAGCCATCCAATTAAAAAACCGGTCCAAGGAACTCATCCTTTCCAAAGCAGACTTTCGTACGATTTTATTTCGCACACAACTTGCAGAATACTATCGTAAAGAAGCCAGTTTGTATAAATCCGACCGCGACCAAATGGATTACATTCAGTTTATCATCCGCGAATTGGAATTTGGCTATAATAAATATTTAAAGTAAAAATTCTGGTCTTATGAAGTTGAATGTTTTTCCCATTTATTATTTGTTCCTAGCAGTTTTGTTTTCCTTTGGTTGTAAAAAGGAAGTGGTGGATGCAAACATTTGGTTTGAAGAACACAAGGAAGAGCGAGTCCTCAATCTTTCCAATAAAGAAATAGGTGTTTTACCAACTTCGATTGGAAACTTAAACAACGTAGAAGAACTTACCCTCCAATACGATTCACTCACTGGATTACCAAAAGAGATTGGTAACTTAAAACAGCTTAAGATTCTCAATCTTTTTGGAAACCCCCTCACTACTCTTCCGGAAGAACTGGGAAATTTGGAAAACTTGGAAGTATTACTACTTGGCAGAACCGAACTGAAAGAAATCCCCCCAGTCATTTCAAAATTAAAACATCTAAAAACCCTGGCACTAGACGAAACCAAAGTGCAACTAACAGAAGCGGACGTGGAAGTGATCGCAAACCTCCCTTCTTTGGAAATCCTTGACCTAAGCCTAATGAGAGAGTACAAAACTCTCCCTAAAAACTTGGCAAAACTTTCCTTTTTGAAACAACTCATCTTACAAAAAACTCTTTTGGAGAAATCTGATGTTGCACGACTGCGAGACGAGTTACCGAAAGTTCGCGTAAAACTATAAACAATTTGATTATTTTTTCCGTTTTCTCTTTGGCCTAGAGTTCAAACACTGGTCTTACTATGGCCAAACCAGAAACGGAAAATCCTTATTCTAAAACAGTTCTCCTTCCTGAGACCAATTTTCCCATGAAAGCCGACCTGGCAAAACGTGAGCCAGGCCAAATCCAAATTTGGAAAACAGAAAAAGTGTTCCAAAAGATGAGAGAAATTCGAAACAACAAACCATCCTTTGTTTTGCATGACGGGCCACCGTATGCGAATGGGAATTTCCATGTTGGCCACTCTCTCAATAAAATTTTAAAAGACATCATCATTAAATCAAAAACCCTTTCTGGTTTCCAAACGGATATGATCCCTGGTTGGGATTGCCATGGACTTCCCATCGAAGTACAGGTGTTAAAGAATCTTGGAAAAGAAGCAAGGAACACAAGCCCAAGTGATCTTCGAAAAAAATGCAGAGAGTATGCAGCCGAGTTTGTTGGCAAACAAGGAGAAGACTTAAATCGTTTCCTTTGTTTTTGGGATGAGGATCACAAATACCTCACAATGGCTCCTGAATTTGAAGCAAGGATTGTGGAAGTCTTTGGTTCTCTTTTTGAAAAGGGTTACATCTACAAAGGGAAAAAACCTGTATATTGGTGTATTGATTTGGCAACGGCCCATGCGGAAGCAGAGATCGAATACCAAAACCATGTCTCTCCTTCCATCTATGTGAAGTTTCCTGTCAAAGGGGAAACGGATACATATTGCCTGATCTGGACAACAACTCCTTGGACACTCCCAGCAAACCTTGCAATTTGTTTTAACGAAGAACTTCCCTATTCTCTTTTCCAATCAGACAGTCATGGCCGACTCATTCTTGCTGATGGATTAAAAGAAGCAGTGGAACAAAAAACAGGGATCACTCTTACCAAAATCAAATCCCTATCCAATGCCGACTTAAAACAAATGGTATTCCTCCATCCATTTTTAGATCGTGAGTCGATTCCACTTTTTGGAAACCATGTCACACTGGATGCAGGAACAGGTTGTGTACACACTGCTCCTGGACATGGAACAGACGATTATCGTGTGGGAACAGCAGCAGGACTTCCTACCCTTTCCCCAGTAGATGATTACGGCCGTTATACGGACGAATTTGAAATGATGAAGGGTGTAAAAATTTGGGATGCAAATCCAAAGATAGTCGAACTCTTAAAAGAAAAAAATGCCCTAGTCCATTTTTCTGAATTCACTCACTCTTACCCTCATAGTTGGAGGAGTAAAAAACCACTCATCTTCCGTGCCACTCCACAATGGTTTTTTTCCATCGACCATAATGGACTCCGTGAAGAATCACTGAAGGCCATTGACAAAGTGCAATGGATTCCTGATTGGGGGATCACAAGGATTCGTTCCATGGTGGAGTCAAGACCTGACTGGTGTTTGTCGAGACAAAGGAATTGGGGAGTACCGATCCCTTCCTTTACTTGTAAGTCTTGTGGACAGACCCATTTGGATGACAAAACCATCCAACACTTCATTCAAATTGTGAAACAAGAAGGGATCGAAGTTTGGTATGAAAAGGAAGCAAAAGACTTACTTCCACAAGGGACAAAATGTAACAAATGTGGATCAGATGACCTCAAACAAGACAAAGACATCCTAGATGTTTGGTTTGATTCTGGTGTTTCCAGCTTTGCTGTGTTTGGTGATTCCATTGGAAAAGAACCAGCTGATTTGTATTTGGAAGGTTCGGACCAACATAGAGGTTGGTTCCAATCTTCACTTTGGCCATCGATGGCCATTCGTAAAACTCCCCCTTATAAATCCGTTCTCACCCATGGGTATGTGTTGGATGAAAAAGGACATGCGATGTCCAAGTCTCTTGGCAACGTAATCAATCCAACAACCGATATCATCAACCAATATGGTGCAGATATTTTACGTCTTTGGGTGAGCACGCAAGACTTCAGGGATGATGTGAAAATCGGAAAAGATTCGATCAAAACTGTCTCAGAAGCCTATCGTAAAATCCGTAATACCTTCCGGTATTTACTAGGAAATACAAGTGCGACAACACTTGAATGGAATCTGAAAAAAGATGACCTAGAAACCATTGACAGATACTACCTTCACAAACTAGCAAAACTCAATGAAGAAGTGAAAAAACTATATGAAACCTACCAGTTCCACCAAGTGTACCACAAGGTACTTGTGTTTTGTACGGTAGATTTATCACAAGATTACTTTGAAATCATTCGTGATCGTATGTATTGTGATGCAAAAGAATCCAAAACAAGACGTTCTTCTGAATACACACTCGCTGTGATTTTGGAAGTGCTCTCCAAACTCCTTGCACCTATCCTTTCGTTTACAACCGAAGAAGTATGGTCAACCTTTGGGAAAAAAGATTCTGTTTTTTATACTGATTTTTCTGACCTAACAAGATGGGTGGATGAATCCCTTGAATCCGAATTCAAACCTGTGTTTGCAACAAAGGAAGATGTCCAAAAAGCCTTAGAAGAAGCAAGGAAACTCGGAAAACTTGGTAAGTCTCTCGAAGCAGAAGTATTACTTTCTGGTGGATCTTTAAAAGACACAAAGTTTACCAAAGACGACCTGAGTTTATTCTTTGTGGTATCGGAAGTATCCTTTGACCAGAAAGAAATCAGTGAAGTATTTTCGGAATGGAAAGGAGAAACGGGAACCATTCAAATTCGAAAACCTCACCACGAAGAATGCCCAAGATGTTGGCGCCATGTTTCAGAAAAAGAAGGAACTTTGTGCAAACGTTGTGAGGAAGTGGTTTCAAAACTTTCCCCTAAATAAAGTTAGGGGATTGATTTTTAAATATTC
This genomic interval from Leptospira limi contains the following:
- a CDS encoding leucine-rich repeat domain-containing protein; this encodes MKLNVFPIYYLFLAVLFSFGCKKEVVDANIWFEEHKEERVLNLSNKEIGVLPTSIGNLNNVEELTLQYDSLTGLPKEIGNLKQLKILNLFGNPLTTLPEELGNLENLEVLLLGRTELKEIPPVISKLKHLKTLALDETKVQLTEADVEVIANLPSLEILDLSLMREYKTLPKNLAKLSFLKQLILQKTLLEKSDVARLRDELPKVRVKL
- the ileS gene encoding isoleucine--tRNA ligase; amino-acid sequence: MAKPETENPYSKTVLLPETNFPMKADLAKREPGQIQIWKTEKVFQKMREIRNNKPSFVLHDGPPYANGNFHVGHSLNKILKDIIIKSKTLSGFQTDMIPGWDCHGLPIEVQVLKNLGKEARNTSPSDLRKKCREYAAEFVGKQGEDLNRFLCFWDEDHKYLTMAPEFEARIVEVFGSLFEKGYIYKGKKPVYWCIDLATAHAEAEIEYQNHVSPSIYVKFPVKGETDTYCLIWTTTPWTLPANLAICFNEELPYSLFQSDSHGRLILADGLKEAVEQKTGITLTKIKSLSNADLKQMVFLHPFLDRESIPLFGNHVTLDAGTGCVHTAPGHGTDDYRVGTAAGLPTLSPVDDYGRYTDEFEMMKGVKIWDANPKIVELLKEKNALVHFSEFTHSYPHSWRSKKPLIFRATPQWFFSIDHNGLREESLKAIDKVQWIPDWGITRIRSMVESRPDWCLSRQRNWGVPIPSFTCKSCGQTHLDDKTIQHFIQIVKQEGIEVWYEKEAKDLLPQGTKCNKCGSDDLKQDKDILDVWFDSGVSSFAVFGDSIGKEPADLYLEGSDQHRGWFQSSLWPSMAIRKTPPYKSVLTHGYVLDEKGHAMSKSLGNVINPTTDIINQYGADILRLWVSTQDFRDDVKIGKDSIKTVSEAYRKIRNTFRYLLGNTSATTLEWNLKKDDLETIDRYYLHKLAKLNEEVKKLYETYQFHQVYHKVLVFCTVDLSQDYFEIIRDRMYCDAKESKTRRSSEYTLAVILEVLSKLLAPILSFTTEEVWSTFGKKDSVFYTDFSDLTRWVDESLESEFKPVFATKEDVQKALEEARKLGKLGKSLEAEVLLSGGSLKDTKFTKDDLSLFFVVSEVSFDQKEISEVFSEWKGETGTIQIRKPHHEECPRCWRHVSEKEGTLCKRCEEVVSKLSPK